From Pirellulaceae bacterium:
GCACGCTGAACAACGACGGCACGCTGAACAACGCCGGCACGCTGACCAGTAATAGCTTTGAAAGCACGCTGAACAACGACGGCACGCTGAACAACGCATTTGGCGGCACGCTGACCAACAACAACGGGCTGACCAACGCCGGCACGCTGAACAACGCCGGCACGCTGAACAACGCCAGCTGGCTGGACAACGACGGCACGCTGACCAACTACGGCTTGATTGAAATCACAGTTTCCGGCTATCTGTCCAACCAAGGCACGCTGAACAACTACCGCACGCTGACCAACGCCAGCACGCTGGACAACGACGGCACGCTGACCAATAGCATTGGCGGCACGCTGACCAACGACGGCACGCTGACCAATAGCATTGGCAGCACGCTGGACAATGATGGCACGATCGACACGACCAATGGAACGTTCACCAACTACGGCACGAAAACAGGCAGTGGCCATATCGAAGGAAGCTATATCGATCATGGTGATACCCAACCGGGTAATTCTGCCGGTGTGATGACGATTAATGGCGACTATTTCAAAGTCGGAGGCCGCAAGGAAGTCGAACTGGGCGGACATTTCCACGGCGATGGCGATAAATCACTGACTGAATATGACTGGCTGGATGTGACGGGAAATGTCGAACTGGCCGGTATCCTGCACGTCCACTTGATCGACGGTTTTGAACTTGCGGAGGGCATGTCGTTCAACTTCCTGCGCGTCGGTGGTACGCTCACCGGTCAATATGACAGCCTTGGCGAAGGTGATCTCGTCGGCAACTTTAGCGGCCAAGACCTGTTCATTACCTACGCCGGTGGCGACGGCAACGACGTAACGTTGTTCACGGTTCCCGAACCGACTTGTGACGTCAACGGTGACGGTTCCTGTGACACCGTGGACATCGACGCCATGTCGCAGAACGTGATTGACGGTACGGCCACGGCCGCGGACCGCAATGCGTTGATCGAAGGCGCCAGCCCTGACGGTTTCAACACCTACCTGGGTGACTCGGACCTGAACGGCCAGTTTGACGAGCAGGACATCATCGCAGCCTTCATCGACGGCAAGTACCTATCGGGGGATGCCGCTGGTTGGGCTCAAGGCGACTGGGACGGAAACTTGCGGTTTGACGAGCAAGACTTCGTCCAGGCGATCATCGCAGGTGGA
This genomic window contains:
- a CDS encoding PEP-CTERM sorting domain-containing protein; protein product: MRYRLTLCAVCFLIVSSAAYSQMIWPNPNPVGNTITVDTSRSNVANPFTNNGNIDIATTAKLTNAFGGTLNNDGTLNNDGTLNNAGTLTSNSFESTLNNDGTLNNAFGGTLTNNNGLTNAGTLNNAGTLNNASWLDNDGTLTNYGLIEITVSGYLSNQGTLNNYRTLTNASTLDNDGTLTNSIGGTLTNDGTLTNSIGSTLDNDGTIDTTNGTFTNYGTKTGSGHIEGSYIDHGDTQPGNSAGVMTINGDYFKVGGRKEVELGGHFHGDGDKSLTEYDWLDVTGNVELAGILHVHLIDGFELAEGMSFNFLRVGGTLTGQYDSLGEGDLVGNFSGQDLFITYAGGDGNDVTLFTVPEPTCDVNGDGSCDTVDIDAMSQNVIDGTATAADRNALIEGASPDGFNTYLGDSDLNGQFDEQDIIAAFIDGKYLSGDAAGWAQGDWDGNLRFDEQDFVQAIIAGGYLSGPRATAAVPEPSSFVLLGLGLLAFARRRG